From a region of the Wolbachia endosymbiont (group B) of Gerris lacustris genome:
- a CDS encoding IS630 family transposase (programmed frameshift) has product MALRSKLLDEKVVESAKEMLKKVRNNAYVAKKLNAVIAAKKHSITAVAKICCISRKAITTWIKHIKFGREEKLFSPPQRRRKTILNQSQLEQIEVWIEENPNITIREMRIRIQERFGLNISKSTIHRNMQRMKFSYITPRPVHSGQDKNKQEEFKKNLNETIVMHSEKELFFFDESRFGTHSKVGHGWFKKGSRTQVKVKLGRENFYLYSAVNPRNGENFSLFAPNVNTACINIFLEQMSQYLGIRKAFLVMDCASWHKSKSLKIPKNIEIIYLPPYSPDLNPVERFWLYIKQNILRNKIYDTIVLLESALCKFITSLSPSTVKQLCNASYLVH; this is encoded by the exons ATGGCATTAAGATCAAAATTATTGGATGAAAAAGTGGTGGAATCAGCAAAAGAGATGCTGAAGAAAGTAAGAAATAATGCGTATGTTGCAAAAAAACTAAATGCTGTAATTGCAGCAAAAAAGCACAGTATAACAGCTGTAGCAAAAATATGTTGCATTTCGAGAAAGGCAATTACTACATGGATAAAGCACATAAAATTTGGAAGAGAAGAAAAATTATTTTCTCCACCTCAACGCCGTAGAAAAACTATATTGAACCAAAGTCAACTTGAACAAATTGAGGTGTGGATAGAGGAAAACCCCAATATTACTATTAGAGAAATGAGAATAAGAATCCAAGAAAGATTTGGTTTGAATATCAGCAAATCCACAATACATCGTAATATGCAAAGAATGAAATTCTCATATATCACACCAAGACCAGTTCATAGTGGACAGGATAAAAATAAGCAAGAGGAGTTT AAAAAAAACCTCAATGAAACTATTGTCATGCATTCTGAAAAAGAGCTATTTTTCTTTGATGAATCACGGTTTGGTACACATTCAAAAGTTGGACATGGGTGGTTTAAAAAAGGCAGTAGGACACAGGTTAAGGTAAAATTAGGTAGGGAAAATTTTTATCTCTATAGTGCAGTTAATCCCAGAAATGGAGAGAATTTTAGCTTATTTGCACCAAACGTCAACACTGCTTGTATAAATATATTCCTTGAACAGATGTCGCAATATTTAGGAATACGAAAGGCTTTTCTCGTGATGGATTGCGCTAGTTGGCATAAGTCAAAAAGTTTAAAGATACCTAAAAATATCGAAATTATATACCTACCACCATACTCACCTGACCTCAATCCTGTTGAGAGGTTTTGGTTATATATAAAACAGAACATTTTGCGCAATAAAATCTACGATACAATTGTTCTGCTTGAGAGCGCTTTGTGTAAATTTATTACCTCTCTTTCCCCTTCCACGGTTAAACAACTCTGCAATGCTTCTTATTTGGTTCATTAA
- the ccmC gene encoding heme ABC transporter permease CcmC, whose protein sequence is MFLLKPTNFSYFSKKALPWLGVICLASFLIGIFLALFFSPGDYKQGEIVRIMYLHVPSAWLALGIYGLIASLSFISLVWNNSVASVLAHAAAPAGTVFSAICLITGSIWGKGTWGTWWVWDARLTSMLILFFLYVGYLSLWSAFDNQARAEKSSAVFAIFSAINIPIVKFSVNLWSTLHQPASILRKGGVAIEGSLLLPLIAMFIFCATFFLVVWIFNALHLINLQKIKREISMRY, encoded by the coding sequence ATGTTTTTATTAAAGCCTACAAATTTCTCCTATTTTTCCAAGAAAGCCCTACCTTGGCTTGGGGTTATTTGTCTTGCATCTTTTTTAATTGGAATATTCTTAGCATTATTCTTCTCTCCAGGAGATTATAAACAAGGAGAAATTGTACGAATTATGTATCTTCATGTGCCTTCTGCATGGCTTGCTCTTGGAATATACGGACTCATTGCATCACTTAGTTTCATCTCATTGGTGTGGAACAATAGTGTTGCTAGTGTCTTAGCACATGCCGCTGCTCCTGCAGGGACAGTCTTTTCGGCAATATGCTTAATCACAGGTAGCATCTGGGGAAAAGGGACATGGGGTACTTGGTGGGTATGGGATGCAAGGCTTACTTCAATGCTGATTTTGTTTTTTCTGTATGTTGGTTATCTTTCATTGTGGAGTGCTTTTGATAATCAAGCAAGAGCAGAGAAATCATCAGCAGTATTTGCCATTTTTAGTGCTATAAATATTCCCATAGTAAAATTTTCTGTGAATTTATGGTCTACTCTTCATCAGCCTGCAAGCATTTTGAGAAAAGGTGGAGTAGCAATAGAAGGTTCTTTACTGCTGCCACTCATTGCAATGTTTATATTTTGTGCCACATTTTTTTTAGTAGTGTGGATATTTAATGCCCTTCATTTAATTAATTTGCAGAAGATAAAGAGAGAAATCAGCATGCGGTATTAG
- a CDS encoding response regulator transcription factor, producing MRILLIEDDQVSARTVVNALTSDGHFCDVVTSAQDYNNNMVSSGGDYYDLVILDIHLPGDIDGYDILLRLRSAKIKVPVLILSCISAANHKAKGLGYGADDYLTKPFHKSELLARIKAIVRRTKGHPESVIKIGNMSINFDHRIVEVKGKTVHLTNKEYSMIELLALRKGAVLTKEMFLNHLYNGLDEPSDNKIVDVFMCKLRKKLESANDGISHIETVWGRGYVLKEYVDDEEYFSANISESSSDYQAEQVKDSA from the coding sequence ATGCGTATATTATTAATTGAAGATGATCAAGTAAGTGCAAGGACTGTAGTTAATGCCTTAACTTCTGATGGACATTTTTGCGATGTTGTTACTTCTGCACAAGATTATAACAATAATATGGTTTCTTCGGGTGGAGACTATTACGATCTAGTTATTCTAGATATACACCTACCTGGTGATATTGATGGATATGATATACTGTTAAGATTAAGAAGTGCAAAAATCAAAGTTCCTGTTTTAATACTTTCGTGTATCTCCGCTGCCAACCATAAAGCTAAAGGACTTGGGTATGGTGCCGATGATTACTTAACCAAGCCATTTCATAAGAGCGAATTATTAGCTCGAATTAAGGCCATAGTCCGACGTACTAAAGGTCATCCCGAATCAGTGATAAAGATTGGTAATATGAGTATCAATTTTGATCACAGGATTGTTGAGGTAAAAGGCAAAACAGTTCACCTTACTAACAAAGAGTATTCCATGATAGAATTGCTGGCATTGCGTAAAGGAGCGGTGTTGACAAAAGAAATGTTTTTAAACCATCTTTACAATGGCTTGGACGAACCTTCAGATAACAAAATAGTTGATGTTTTTATGTGTAAATTACGTAAAAAACTTGAAAGTGCAAATGATGGAATAAGCCACATAGAAACCGTTTGGGGTAGAGGATATGTTCTAAAAGAGTATGTTGACGATGAAGAATACTTTAGTGCTAATATAAGCGAAAGCAGTAGTGACTATCAAGCAGAACAAGTGAAGGACAGCGCATGA
- a CDS encoding IS630 family transposase (programmed frameshift) has product MALRSKLLDEKVVESAKEMLKKVRNNAYVAKKLNAVIAAKKHSITAVAKICCISRKAITTWIKHIKFGREEKLFSPPQRRRKTILNQSQLEQIEVWIEENPNITIREMRIRIQERFGLNISKSTIHRNMQRMKFSYITPRPVHSGQDKNKQEEFKKNLNETIVMHSEKELFFFDESRFGTHSKVGHGWFKKGSRTQVKVKLGRENFYLYSAVNPRNGENFSLFAPNVNTACINIFLEQMSQYLGIRKAFLVMDCASWHKSKSLKIPKNIEIIYLPPYSPDLNPVERFWLYIKQNILRNKIYDTIVLLESALCKFITSLSPSTVKQLCNASYLVH; this is encoded by the exons ATGGCATTAAGATCAAAATTATTGGATGAAAAAGTGGTGGAATCAGCAAAAGAGATGCTGAAGAAAGTAAGAAATAATGCGTATGTTGCAAAAAAACTAAATGCTGTAATTGCAGCAAAAAAGCACAGTATAACAGCTGTAGCAAAAATATGTTGCATTTCGAGAAAGGCAATTACTACATGGATAAAGCACATAAAATTTGGAAGAGAAGAAAAATTATTTTCTCCACCTCAACGCCGTAGAAAAACTATATTGAACCAAAGTCAACTTGAACAAATTGAGGTGTGGATAGAGGAAAACCCCAATATTACTATTAGAGAAATGAGAATAAGAATCCAAGAAAGATTTGGTTTGAATATCAGCAAATCCACAATACATCGTAATATGCAAAGAATGAAATTCTCATATATCACACCAAGACCAGTTCATAGTGGACAGGATAAAAATAAGCAAGAGGAGTTT AAAAAAAACCTCAATGAAACTATTGTCATGCATTCTGAAAAAGAGCTATTTTTCTTCGATGAATCACGGTTTGGTACACATTCAAAAGTTGGACATGGGTGGTTTAAAAAAGGCAGTAGGACACAGGTTAAGGTAAAATTAGGTAGGGAAAATTTTTATCTCTATAGTGCAGTTAATCCCAGAAATGGAGAGAATTTTAGCTTATTTGCACCAAACGTCAACACTGCTTGTATAAATATATTCCTTGAACAGATGTCGCAATATTTAGGAATACGAAAGGCTTTTCTCGTGATGGATTGCGCTAGTTGGCATAAGTCAAAAAGTTTAAAGATACCTAAAAATATCGAAATTATATACCTACCACCATACTCACCTGACCTCAATCCTGTTGAGAGGTTTTGGTTATATATAAAACAGAACATTTTGCGCAATAAAATCTACGATACAATTGTTCTGCTTGAGAGCGCTTTGTGTAAATTTATTACCTCTCTTTCCCCTTCCACGGTTAAACAACTCTGCAATGCTTCTTATTTGGTTCATTAA
- a CDS encoding NAD(P)H-dependent glycerol-3-phosphate dehydrogenase has protein sequence MIISVLGAGAWGTAIAISLSSKKNVILWTRNKAIFESIKEKRESDKLPDCPISDNVSVKLAIEDAVNASVIILAIPTQSLREICHQLNDCNLKKNVAIILACKGIEKSTLKLPSEIVNEVLPNNPLAVFSGPSFAIEVARKLPYSMVLACQNEVLGSKLVSELQQENIKLYLSSDVIGIQVCAALKNVFAIACGVVLGRFGFNAHAALITKSMSEIKALYSAKVGDGNVDINTLLGPACLGDLVVTCTSLNSRNLSFGSKVANSNGSSAQQILSEGKSVIEGFNTAKSAFDLAEKLKIKMPICEAIYRLLYENTSIEDTISVLVN, from the coding sequence GTGATAATATCAGTTTTAGGTGCTGGCGCATGGGGTACAGCAATTGCGATTTCATTAAGTAGTAAGAAAAATGTAATTTTGTGGACTCGCAATAAGGCCATATTTGAATCAATTAAAGAGAAAAGAGAAAGTGACAAGCTACCTGATTGTCCAATTTCTGATAATGTATCAGTAAAATTAGCTATTGAAGATGCAGTTAATGCTTCAGTAATAATTCTAGCTATTCCCACTCAGTCTCTAAGGGAGATATGTCATCAATTGAATGATTGTAACCTAAAAAAAAATGTAGCAATAATTTTGGCTTGTAAAGGAATAGAAAAATCTACATTAAAATTACCTAGTGAAATAGTCAATGAAGTTTTACCTAATAATCCTCTTGCTGTTTTTTCTGGTCCTAGCTTTGCTATAGAAGTTGCAAGAAAATTACCATATTCGATGGTTCTTGCATGTCAAAATGAAGTATTAGGTTCAAAATTAGTATCAGAGTTACAGCAAGAAAATATTAAATTGTACCTTAGTAGCGATGTTATAGGAATACAGGTTTGTGCAGCGTTAAAGAATGTTTTTGCTATAGCATGTGGGGTTGTTCTAGGTAGGTTTGGGTTTAATGCTCATGCAGCATTAATTACGAAAAGTATGAGTGAAATTAAGGCTTTATACTCAGCAAAAGTTGGTGACGGTAATGTAGATATAAATACACTACTTGGACCAGCATGCTTAGGCGATTTGGTTGTGACATGCACATCATTAAATTCAAGAAATTTATCTTTTGGATCTAAAGTAGCTAATAGTAATGGTTCTAGTGCTCAACAGATTTTATCAGAAGGTAAGTCGGTAATTGAAGGTTTTAACACTGCTAAGTCTGCATTTGATTTAGCAGAAAAGCTAAAGATA